Part of the Aureitalea marina genome, TGCCTAGAGTTGTGGAACTCCCTCTCGGATCTAGGTGCCGACCGATCCAGTGTGTTGGTCAATCTAGGAGGCGGTGTAGTGACAGATATGGGAGGCTTCGTAGCCAGCACTTACCAGCGAGGAATTCGGTTTGTGAACATTCCTACTTCTCTACTCGCTATGGTCGATGCTTCCATAGGAGGCAAGAATGGAGTGGATCTGGGTAATCTAAAGAACCAGGTCGGAATCATCAGAGAACCAGAATTTGTATTGATCGATCCCGGCTTTCTAAGCACTCTAGATCAGGATCAATTACTGTCCGGACAGGCCGAAATGTTTAAGCATGGTTTGATCCATTCTGCCGATTATTGGAATGCGGTCAAAGAATTTGACGTCAATGATCTTGGCCTTAGTGAGAAACTGATCCTGGAATCTGTTGTGATCAAGGATCAGATCGTCACGGAAGATCCAACAGAAAAAGGCATTAGAAAGGCGTTGAATTTTGGCCATACACTAGGTCATGCCATAGAGACCCATTGCCTGGAAAGCGAGGACAACCGGGGCCACTGCTTCACGGTGAAGCCATAGCAATTGGAATGATACTGGAGGTTTATATCTCCATGAAGTTGAAATGCTTTCCGAATGCGGCTGCAATGGAGATCATTGAGTACCTGTCCAGTCATTATCCCATGCGCCCTTTCAACCTTGATGAGCAAGCCCTGATCACGGAATACATGAAACACGACAAGAAAAACAGGAATGGTCAGATCAACTTTGTGCTCCTATCCAACTTCGGAGAAATAGCCCTAGACCAGCAGGTTCCTCAAGAACTACTCTCCCAGGCCTTCGAATACTATAACAGCAACTTAACTTAAATCTAAAGTTCTAAGCGCATTTTTTCTTAGCTTTAAGGTACTAACCAATTAGTCTGCAGTGCCATGAAGCGAATTATTGTCGACTATAAGAAGTTAACCCCCGAAATCCTAACCCTATTGGTAAGTCGCTATCCCGACGGATACGACGACAAACATATCATTGTCTTTAAGAATTCCAGGAATGATACAATCGAAGCCGTCGAGGTACGAACTGAAGACACCATTTATCTGGTCAAAGTGAGCTCTAGACTAGCTTCCTCCATGGCCGCTTTTGACCTGGAAGATCAAGACAACAGTGCAGTAGCGGAACCTCCTAAAGAGAATGTCGATTCCAACACTCTAAAAGAGGAAAGTAATTAGTATCGTTTAGATTTCCTGGAAAATGGAGTGCATCAGACGTTTTTTGTCATTGATGCTCTCTTCAAGCGAGATCATGGTCTCCGTCCTGGTAACCCCGTCTATATCGTCTATCATATAGATGATCTCCTTGGCGTGGCTCGTATCTCTTGCCCTGACCTTACAGAAAATATTGAATTTACCCGTGGTTACATGGGCAACAGTAATAAAGGGGATCGCGTTGATCCGCTCCAGTACGAACTGGGTTTGGGATGTCTTTTGTAGAAATATCCCAACATAGGCGATAAAGGAATAGCCCAATTTTTTATAATCCAGCATTAAAGAGGACCCGGTAATGATCCCTGCCTCTTCCATCTTCTTCACCCTGACGTGTACTGTTCCGGCAGAAATGCCAAGTCTTTTAGCAATATCCGTAAAAGGGGTTCTGGTATTCTCGATCAACATGTCCAGAATGTGATGATCGGTCTCGTCTAATTTAAACTTGGCCATGGGCTTTAATTTAGCCTCAAAAATACTAGGTTTCCATTTAAGAAACTAAGGTATTTGTAAAAAAATCATCAATTTATTGTCAGATTGACGGTGAATTGTTAACACTTTATCACCTACGAAAACGTTTTCGTGAGAATTTATCAAAATAGACTCGCCCTTCAAATCCACCTCAAAATGACCAAATAACCCACTTAACTCACCCATCTGATCGAGCTGTTTGACAAAGCGAATACGGCCATCCACCAGTTCTTCCTCTAATTGTAATGCCATATCAACAAGTCCACCACTTTTACTACCTACATTTCTAAGGATGAGATCTCGAAAATTCTGACTATGCCTTGGAAGATCATCATAGTTGACTACTGAAGAGGGAAATGTTGATGGCAAGAGACCGAACAGCTGCATCAAAGCGAGAAAGATGAGCTCTCTGCTCCCATCCCGGTTGTAATCCCCGGGAAAGTGCCCGGCTTCAAATAGTATAGTTGGTATTCCTATGGCCTGGAAGGTATCTCCAACACAGTTAGGATTGAAACCATCATCATAGAGCCCAATGCATCCAGGATGTAACCTATTCAGGACGCCCGCCATCTGCCCGATCTTATCCATGGCCTGCAGCCTGGCAGCTGTCCTACTCTTGTTTTGATCCGCAGCAGGGGCCAAAAACGATATGATAGAAGGGTTTCCGTCATCCATGCCGTAAATACTCCTTTGCCCGTGTAAATTCAGGCAGAGCTCAGGCTCTAACTCATCAAACCAACTCCTTAACACCTGACTTTCCGGTTGACTCAAGTCTACGGCATCCCTGTTTAGATCGACGGAATTGTAATTCTCACGGGTATATGCCTCTGCCCCATCCGGATTGAGCACTGGAATAAGGCAAAAAGTAAACTCTGAGAGGAAATGACTAACCAGTACATCCTCATCCCGGAAGCGTTTTAGATAAGCAAGCAGATCGAAACAAGCCCGTGTTGTGGTCGATTCATTTCCGTGCATCTGGGACCAACCCAAAATAACACGCTTTCCTCTCCCGATCTTCATGCCATGGATGGAGCGACCTGACACCGAGGTTCCGAGCTGCTGGATGTCAACCCAATCCTTGTGTTTTTCGAGGAGTGGATCAAGGCTAGCAAGAGGTAAATATCGTCCAGATAAAGTGGGTTCTAAAACGCTGTGATAGCGCTGGCGGATTTGATCCTTACTGTTCATCGTTTACAAAAGTAAATAAGAGTAAGTTTACAATTGTAAACATTAAATTGAACTAGTTTTGTGTACATATGTAAACAAATTCGCATTACGTTCATTATAAAATCACCATGTCAAATATTATTAATTATTATATAATTGTTTTTCAGTTATATAAATAACTTTATTTCAATTATAAGTTTATTTATCTAGGAGTGATTTCAGAGCATTACGCTAAAATACTCTACATTTGTAAACACAATTTGATCGATTTATAAATTACAATGGTCAACAGCCAGGATTTTGCCAAACGACTCCATATAATACTGGATTATTACCAGTTATCCGCCACCTCTTTGGCCGATAAATTGGAGGTAAATCGCTCTACCATTTCCCACCTGCTTTCAGGTAGAAATAAACCCAGTTTGGATTTTGTGATGAAACTCCTCTCCCACTTCCCCGAGGTAGACTTGTATTGGTTGATGAACGGGACCGGAAAATTTCCTGCTGAAAAAAATGAAGCTATCAGGTCTACCGATTCTATTTCCATGGATATGACCCCAACAGAATCCGAAGGAAACAAGTACCATCAAAAAAAAGAAGGACTGATCTCAGACTCCCAGATCGAGCGGATCGTCATCTTTTTCAAGGACGGCAGCTTTAAAGCCTACGATAGGGATTAAATTGTTCCAAAAAATTCGGAAATTCGTTTCCGATGAAACTCACACACGCTCTATTCGCTTCTGCTCTAATTTTTTTACTGGGCTCCTGTTACCAAACCGAGCGCAATTGTACAGACTTCAAGACCGGAACCTTCCAATTTGAGGCATTAGTGGGCACGGAAATGCTTACCACCACATTTGTGCGCAATGATAGCATCGAAATTGACTATTTCCAAGGAAAAGCAGACACCTCAGCTATTCGTTGGATCAATGATTGCGAGTACATCGTCAAGAAGAATAACCCCAGAAATATGGCCGAGGAGAAAGCCATACATATGAAAATCCTGTCCACAGACGGCCCTTTTTATACTTTCGAATACAATGTGGTGGGACAGGACCGTAAAGAGCGTGGCACCGCCCGCAAAGTGGATGAATCCCAGTCCAATCGGCCTGTCGACCAATAAATGACCGTAAATAGTACTATTTCTGAACAATACCATTAGTAATGTTTGATATTTTAGCCACTCCTGATGCCTTAATGGCCTTGCTGACCCTAACTTTCCTGGAGATCGTCCTGGGTATTGACAACATCATCTTTATTTCCCTGGCAAGCAGCAAGCTTCCCGCCAAGCAGCAAAAGAAAGCGACCAACATAGGATTGTTAATGGCCATGCTGATCCGGGTGGCCCTTTTATTTGGTATAACCTGGCTAACAGCCATGGAAGAGCCCTTTTGGTATATTGACCTATCCTGGATCACCGGAGGTATTAGCGGGCAGAGCCTGATCCTATTCGCAGGTGGACTTTTTCTGCTGTATAAGAGTACCACTGAAATTCATGAAAAGGTAGAAAACAAGGGCCATGACCAGCAGCAGGTTGAAAAAAAGCGATCGACCTCCCTTTTCCAAGCTATCGTGCAAATTACCTTGATAAACATCGTATTTTCCTTTGATTCCATCCTGACCGCTGTAGGTATGACTAACGGGATAGGAGAATCTCCTACAGACGCTCTGGTCATTATGGTAATCGCAGTGGTGGTGTCTGTGATCATCATGATGGTCTTTGCCCATCCCGTTGGCCGATTCGTCAACCAACATCCAACAGTACAGCTTCTGGGAATGGCTTTCTTGATCCTGATCGGATTCATGCTTATCGCTGAGTCTGCTCACCTGGCGCATTTGGTGGTCTTCGGGAACGAAGTAGGCGCCATTCCTAAGGGATATCTCTACTTTACTATTTCTTTCTCTCTGTTCATTGAATTTATCAATATGCGCTACCGCAAGAATAAGAACGGAGCTGAACCTCAGCCTCAGGCGGCGGAAATAGTGGAAAAACAGGCCGGTTAGTGTAATGAATATTGCTCTATTCCGTCCAAGTAAACGCCTTTTGTATATTTGAATATGCCCGACAACAATACCCTATCCATGGCTCGGACGCTGGAACTTTTTCAGCAGTTGGCCAACCTCATGCTTCAAAAAGAAGATCAATACGCGGTCGCTCCTTATTTGCCAGCCTCTGAATTATACGATCAATTGGACCTGAATCTATCCGAAGAACCCATGGCGGATGCGGATTATCAGGAATCATTAAGTCGTTTGTTGGAGTATACACCCAAGACCGCCACCCCGGGATTCTTCAATCAACTCTTTGGAGGCCGAAACCCCGATGCCGTTTTGGGGGATCTCCTGGCCGTAATGCTGAACAACAGTATGTATACCTACAAAGCTGCAGGACCACAGGTGGGTGTGGAGAAGGTGATCATCAACACCTTAAACCGTGTAATCGGCTGGGGTCAGGGAGGTGGTACTTTTGGCCCAGGTGGTTCTATGACGAACCTTATGGGGATGATCATGGCCAGGGACAGCCGTAATCCCAGTGTCCCATTTGATGGCATTAAGAACAAGATGACGGTCTACACCTCGGCCGAATCCCATTACAGCGTTCCCAAGAACGCTGCTTTCTGTGGTATTGGGCGGGAACAGGTACGCTACATCAGCTGCGACGAACAAGGCAGGATACAACCTAAGGCGCTAAAAGATCAGATTGAAAAGGATATTAATGCCGGTTATTTGCCTGTCCTGGTCAATTTGACAGCCGGGACCACCGTCCTGGGCTCGTTTGACCCTATAGAAGAGGTTGCCCAAACCTGCAGGGAGTACAATATCTGGTTACACGTGGATGGAGCCTATTGCGGATCGGTCCTTTTGAGTAAAAAATATAAGCATCTGATCCAGGGCATTGAAAAAGCCGACTCATTTAGCCTTAATGCCCATAAAATGCTAGGCACACCACTCTCCTGTTCCTTGTTGCTGGTAAGAGATCAGGACATGTTGTACAATTCCTTTTCCAACGATGCAGCCTATCTCTATCAGACGGATAGGGACGAATTTAACCTGGGCAAGACCAGTTTGCAATGCGGTAGGCGCAATGACGCACTGAAACTATGGACGCTCTGGAAACGAGTTGGAACCACTGGTCTTGAGCAGTTGGTGAACCATCAATTCGATCTCGCCGATCATGCCAGGAACTACATCGAGAACCACCCGGATTACACCTTATTCAGCTTCCCGGACTCCGTATCGGTCTGTTTTAACTATAAAGGGATCGATGCACCTACCCTGTGTACAGCCCTGTATGAGCAGTCCAGACTTTTGGTGGGATATGGCTCGTTTGATGGGGATGAATTTATTCGCTTAGTTACTGTAAATGGGCAGAATAGCATAGTTGACATCGACAATTTTTTTAATACAATTGAAGACTTCGTTCAGGACAACCAGGCTCTTTTTGGGCTCACTGATCCGCTGGTGAATCAAGACGATTTCTGACCCTGTTGCAGAATTTTGTTCTGCTCTTCCATTAAAGCTTCGATCCGAGACAGCAACTCGATCTCCTTGGGAGTTTTAACCTCCACATCAGTTGGATCTTCCGCCTTATTCCGAATACGATTCATGAATTTGATCACCAGGAATATCGCCAAGGCAATGATGATAAAATCCACTACGGCCTCCACGAAGACCCCATAACCAATGGCGATCTCACCATAGCTTTCCGTTGCCTCCTTTAAAACGATCTTTTGGTCCTCATAGTTGAGCTGACTGGTGAGGATCATTAGCGGCGGAGAGATGATATTCTTTACCAGGACACTGACCACTTTATTAAAGGCGGTACCAATAACAATACCAATGGCCATATCTACCACATTGCCTTTGATGGCAAACTCTTTGAATTCGTTGAAGAATTGCTTCATGAAATTAAGGATTAGAACAACTGGATCTGACCTTCAGGATCAGCTGCCGGAGGGTCGTCCGAGCCTTTATTGTCCTCTGCAGGAGCGGGACTCTCAATAGCTTCCTCGTCCACCACTTCAATATCCTCCATTTTAGGCGGCTCAGGCGGCTCATAAGGCAGGGAATCCTTTTGATTGATCTCCAAGACCTTGTATTTGGTCAACTGGTTCCCCATCGCACTTATTCCTTTGATCGAAATGAAATCCTCGATGACCACTTCCAGGTTGTCCCTTCTCTCCTTGCCTCTTTCTTTCACAAAGACGACCTCAACCACAGGCCTGTGATCTGTGTAAACCCCTTCCAGTTGAGATTTGGGGTGATCCGTGATAATCAGTTCGTCACGCTCGGGATTCTCGATCAAGAAGCGCTTGATGTAGAACAGTTGCCGATCCCCTTCCCAATAAATTGCTGAAACTGCTTTTGTTGGTTCCCATTTTTCCAAGACGATGAGATCATTGTCAAAGTGCATGGTCAGTTCCGGTATGGCCGTTTTAAGTATTCCATTTTGCCGGATCATCAACAGGCGATCCTCGCTGGTGAACTCGCCCAGTAATTCCCCTCTACCGTCCACATTTAAGCGTTGCACTGTATCGTCAAACCAGATCTTTCGGGGTTTCAAGGTAGAAAGTCCCTTTTCCTTCAATTCGATGCGCTTGATGGCATATTTGGTCACGATATTCCCCTTGACTCCTCTCCCTTTCACCATTAGATCGGCAAAATCCAGGTCAAATTTTAGTTTCTTAATGCTACCCGACTGCCTCAGGAGCACGGTAACGATCTCTGCTTCACCATTGGGGTTTGCCGTGAAGTATAGCACCCTACTGCCTTTATTCCCTGCCGTGAGGTTGTACTCCTTGTCCCTGGTGATTCCGGTTACAGCAAATCGCTTGACATAGGTAGAACCTCTTGTACCATCTTTGTAGATCATATTATAGATGGTGCGGCTATCCTTCTTCTTAAAGACGGCCACATGAATGATCCCTTTCCCAACAAAGGTCT contains:
- a CDS encoding Lrp/AsnC family transcriptional regulator produces the protein MAKFKLDETDHHILDMLIENTRTPFTDIAKRLGISAGTVHVRVKKMEEAGIITGSSLMLDYKKLGYSFIAYVGIFLQKTSQTQFVLERINAIPFITVAHVTTGKFNIFCKVRARDTSHAKEIIYMIDDIDGVTRTETMISLEESINDKKRLMHSIFQEI
- a CDS encoding pyridoxal phosphate-dependent decarboxylase family protein: MARTLELFQQLANLMLQKEDQYAVAPYLPASELYDQLDLNLSEEPMADADYQESLSRLLEYTPKTATPGFFNQLFGGRNPDAVLGDLLAVMLNNSMYTYKAAGPQVGVEKVIINTLNRVIGWGQGGGTFGPGGSMTNLMGMIMARDSRNPSVPFDGIKNKMTVYTSAESHYSVPKNAAFCGIGREQVRYISCDEQGRIQPKALKDQIEKDINAGYLPVLVNLTAGTTVLGSFDPIEEVAQTCREYNIWLHVDGAYCGSVLLSKKYKHLIQGIEKADSFSLNAHKMLGTPLSCSLLLVRDQDMLYNSFSNDAAYLYQTDRDEFNLGKTSLQCGRRNDALKLWTLWKRVGTTGLEQLVNHQFDLADHARNYIENHPDYTLFSFPDSVSVCFNYKGIDAPTLCTALYEQSRLLVGYGSFDGDEFIRLVTVNGQNSIVDIDNFFNTIEDFVQDNQALFGLTDPLVNQDDF
- the mscL gene encoding large-conductance mechanosensitive channel protein MscL, whose amino-acid sequence is MKQFFNEFKEFAIKGNVVDMAIGIVIGTAFNKVVSVLVKNIISPPLMILTSQLNYEDQKIVLKEATESYGEIAIGYGVFVEAVVDFIIIALAIFLVIKFMNRIRNKAEDPTDVEVKTPKEIELLSRIEALMEEQNKILQQGQKSS
- a CDS encoding helix-turn-helix domain-containing protein, encoding MVNSQDFAKRLHIILDYYQLSATSLADKLEVNRSTISHLLSGRNKPSLDFVMKLLSHFPEVDLYWLMNGTGKFPAEKNEAIRSTDSISMDMTPTESEGNKYHQKKEGLISDSQIERIVIFFKDGSFKAYDRD
- a CDS encoding TerC family protein; translation: MFDILATPDALMALLTLTFLEIVLGIDNIIFISLASSKLPAKQQKKATNIGLLMAMLIRVALLFGITWLTAMEEPFWYIDLSWITGGISGQSLILFAGGLFLLYKSTTEIHEKVENKGHDQQQVEKKRSTSLFQAIVQITLINIVFSFDSILTAVGMTNGIGESPTDALVIMVIAVVVSVIIMMVFAHPVGRFVNQHPTVQLLGMAFLILIGFMLIAESAHLAHLVVFGNEVGAIPKGYLYFTISFSLFIEFINMRYRKNKNGAEPQPQAAEIVEKQAG
- a CDS encoding M14 family zinc carboxypeptidase gives rise to the protein MNSKDQIRQRYHSVLEPTLSGRYLPLASLDPLLEKHKDWVDIQQLGTSVSGRSIHGMKIGRGKRVILGWSQMHGNESTTTRACFDLLAYLKRFRDEDVLVSHFLSEFTFCLIPVLNPDGAEAYTRENYNSVDLNRDAVDLSQPESQVLRSWFDELEPELCLNLHGQRSIYGMDDGNPSIISFLAPAADQNKSRTAARLQAMDKIGQMAGVLNRLHPGCIGLYDDGFNPNCVGDTFQAIGIPTILFEAGHFPGDYNRDGSRELIFLALMQLFGLLPSTFPSSVVNYDDLPRHSQNFRDLILRNVGSKSGGLVDMALQLEEELVDGRIRFVKQLDQMGELSGLFGHFEVDLKGESILINSHENVFVGDKVLTIHRQSDNKLMIFLQIP
- a CDS encoding 3-dehydroquinate synthase, with amino-acid sequence MKPETSQVKNVHFRSEGWDRLVGLLNSDKVGRCFLLTDTNTQRDCLDLFYKLSRLDSSRLEILTVPAGEKHKNLDTCLELWNSLSDLGADRSSVLVNLGGGVVTDMGGFVASTYQRGIRFVNIPTSLLAMVDASIGGKNGVDLGNLKNQVGIIREPEFVLIDPGFLSTLDQDQLLSGQAEMFKHGLIHSADYWNAVKEFDVNDLGLSEKLILESVVIKDQIVTEDPTEKGIRKALNFGHTLGHAIETHCLESEDNRGHCFTVKP
- a CDS encoding DNA topoisomerase IV produces the protein MKLTHALFASALIFLLGSCYQTERNCTDFKTGTFQFEALVGTEMLTTTFVRNDSIEIDYFQGKADTSAIRWINDCEYIVKKNNPRNMAEEKAIHMKILSTDGPFYTFEYNVVGQDRKERGTARKVDESQSNRPVDQ